Proteins from a genomic interval of Kribbella aluminosa:
- a CDS encoding NAD(P)(+) transhydrogenase (Re/Si-specific) subunit beta, whose protein sequence is MIPTWAQIGYLVSAVCFIVALKALSSPRSARTGNLIGAAGAVLAVLITFAAYKPNHLAPILIALIIGTIGGVIGSRRVQMTQMPQLVALFNGVGGGAAALVALLELGEVTADATVAAIATAFTILVGAISFAGSVVTFAKLQELMTTRPVTFPGLPVLFVASLLGGLALGVWLVSDPRVWVGVLLCLVGLAIGVMLVLPVGGADVPIVISLLNAFTGLTVAAGGYVLGNTLLLVAGTLVGAAGSLLTKLMANAMGRSVFNILFGAVRGGSTLGAGTASDRPVISAGPEDVAILLGYANKVIIVPGYGLAVAQAQHTLRDLVEELHSRGVKVDYAIHPVAGRMPGHMNVLLAEAQVPYEQLREMDDINGDFKTTDVVLVVGANDVVNPAARNTPSAPIYGMPILNADEAQRVIFLKRSMRPGFAGIENELLYDPRTTLLFGDARDSLTKLLAALKTV, encoded by the coding sequence GTGATCCCCACCTGGGCCCAGATCGGCTATCTGGTCTCCGCGGTCTGCTTCATCGTCGCGCTGAAGGCCCTGTCGTCGCCGCGCAGCGCTCGCACCGGCAACCTGATCGGCGCCGCCGGTGCCGTGCTCGCGGTGCTGATCACGTTCGCCGCCTACAAGCCGAACCACCTGGCGCCGATCCTGATCGCGCTGATCATCGGCACGATCGGCGGGGTGATCGGCTCCCGGCGCGTGCAGATGACGCAGATGCCGCAGCTCGTTGCCTTGTTCAACGGTGTCGGCGGCGGCGCGGCCGCGCTGGTCGCGTTGCTCGAGCTCGGTGAGGTGACCGCCGACGCGACCGTCGCGGCGATCGCGACCGCGTTCACGATCCTGGTCGGGGCGATCAGCTTCGCCGGTTCGGTGGTGACGTTCGCCAAGCTGCAGGAGCTGATGACGACCCGGCCGGTGACGTTCCCGGGCCTGCCGGTGCTGTTCGTCGCGTCGCTGCTCGGCGGCCTGGCGCTCGGCGTCTGGCTGGTGTCGGACCCGCGCGTGTGGGTCGGCGTACTGCTCTGCCTCGTCGGTCTCGCGATCGGCGTGATGCTGGTGCTGCCGGTCGGCGGTGCCGACGTACCGATCGTCATCTCGCTGCTGAACGCCTTCACCGGTCTGACGGTGGCCGCGGGCGGATACGTCCTCGGCAACACGCTGCTGCTGGTGGCCGGCACGCTGGTCGGCGCGGCCGGTTCGTTGCTGACCAAGCTGATGGCGAACGCGATGGGGCGGTCCGTCTTCAACATCCTCTTCGGCGCCGTCCGTGGCGGATCGACGCTCGGCGCTGGTACGGCGTCCGACCGGCCGGTGATCTCGGCGGGTCCGGAGGATGTCGCGATCCTGCTCGGGTACGCGAACAAGGTCATCATCGTGCCCGGGTACGGGCTGGCCGTCGCGCAGGCGCAGCACACCCTGCGCGACCTGGTCGAGGAACTGCACAGCCGCGGGGTGAAGGTCGACTACGCGATCCACCCGGTCGCCGGCCGGATGCCGGGCCACATGAACGTGCTGCTCGCCGAGGCCCAGGTCCCGTACGAGCAGCTCCGCGAGATGGACGACATCAACGGCGACTTCAAGACGACGGACGTGGTGCTCGTCGTAGGCGCCAACGACGTCGTCAACCCCGCCGCCCGCAACACCCCGTCCGCCCCCATCTACGGCATGCCGATCCTGAACGCCGACGAGGCCCAGCGAGTCATCTTCCTCAAACGCTCCATGCGCCCCGGCTTCGCCGGCATCGAAAACGAACTCCTCTACGACCCCCGAACCACCCTGCTCTTCGGCGACGCCCGAGACTCCCTGACCAAACTCCTGGCCGCCCTAAAAACGGTCTAG